In Leptospira sp. WS58.C1, a single genomic region encodes these proteins:
- a CDS encoding tetratricopeptide repeat protein, with protein sequence MEKKTSRKIPAKRRIFTEILKENYTIALTLIDREMSETGKDPELLYNFAICCSRTGNHKKCVSIIEELLEEFPKFSERDNAFRMMIYSLIRTGDYKTALAKTDERLKLSLDDIILLSLKASALEKSGDTKAAIETHLRILRLRPEQKNSLNSVAYLLLEGKEPKPEELKLAMENIKRALQLDPENPAYLDSFGVLLSKLGKMEEARKAFEKAITKAPNEDIILEHLKKLTQTNRQAT encoded by the coding sequence ATGGAAAAGAAAACTTCCAGAAAGATCCCAGCCAAAAGAAGGATTTTTACGGAAATCCTAAAAGAGAATTATACGATCGCACTCACATTGATCGATCGGGAAATGTCCGAAACCGGAAAAGATCCGGAACTACTTTATAATTTTGCAATATGCTGTTCCAGGACCGGAAACCATAAAAAATGTGTCTCCATTATCGAAGAATTGCTGGAAGAATTCCCTAAATTCTCGGAAAGAGACAACGCATTCAGAATGATGATCTATTCTCTTATCAGGACTGGAGATTACAAAACCGCTCTTGCAAAAACGGATGAACGTCTCAAACTTTCTCTGGATGATATCATTCTTCTTTCCCTAAAAGCATCCGCATTGGAAAAGTCCGGCGACACGAAAGCCGCAATCGAAACTCATTTAAGAATTTTACGACTGAGACCGGAACAGAAAAACAGCCTAAATTCGGTGGCATATCTTCTTTTAGAGGGAAAGGAACCGAAACCGGAAGAGCTAAAACTGGCAATGGAAAATATCAAGCGGGCTCTACAATTGGATCCGGAAAATCCTGCTTATTTGGATTCTTTCGGAGTACTTTTGAGCAAATTGGGAAAAATGGAAGAAGCCAGAAAGGCCTTTGAAAAAGCCATTACCAAAGCTCCCAACGAAGATATAATTTTGGAACACCTGAAAAAACTGACCCAAACAAATAGACA
- the surE gene encoding 5'/3'-nucleotidase SurE, translating into MNILITNDDGISSNGILALEKVLGKEHNTYLIAPLKERSATSMALSIYDSLRVERVNENHYIVDGYPVDCVNIGLHGKIFPNIDLVLSGINRGVNMGHDVHYSGTVGAARHGAIHNRKSLAVSSGNLDKNYDYIKEAELVHEILGSWVEEFIPGIVYNINIPEKFEDSLSAIEIAKLGRRTYIDTYESKPIIGGISDFFLGGSHLGYVPEEGTDFDTFFRGKIPITPLSLDQTSPLELEEFKKRIRVKSK; encoded by the coding sequence ATGAATATTCTAATCACTAACGACGACGGGATCTCTTCCAACGGGATCCTTGCTTTGGAAAAAGTTTTAGGCAAAGAACATAATACCTATTTAATTGCTCCTCTTAAAGAACGCTCTGCAACTTCTATGGCATTGAGTATCTACGATTCTTTGAGAGTAGAGAGAGTGAACGAGAATCATTATATCGTAGACGGATACCCTGTAGACTGTGTGAACATCGGACTTCATGGGAAGATTTTTCCTAACATTGATTTGGTTCTTTCTGGGATTAATCGCGGAGTGAATATGGGACATGACGTACATTATTCTGGAACGGTTGGTGCGGCAAGGCACGGCGCTATTCATAATAGAAAAAGTTTGGCAGTCAGTTCCGGAAACTTGGACAAAAACTACGATTATATCAAGGAAGCGGAACTGGTCCACGAAATCCTCGGCTCATGGGTTGAGGAGTTTATCCCGGGAATAGTTTATAATATAAATATTCCCGAAAAATTTGAGGATTCGTTATCTGCTATTGAAATTGCTAAGTTAGGCAGAAGAACCTATATAGACACCTACGAATCTAAACCTATCATAGGAGGTATTTCGGACTTTTTCTTAGGAGGATCCCACTTGGGATATGTTCCTGAAGAAGGTACCGACTTCGATACATTCTTCCGTGGAAAAATACCGATCACACCTTTAAGTTTGGATCAAACTTCTCCACTTGAATTGGAAGAATTCAAAAAAAGGATCCGGGTAAAATCGAAGTAA